The following proteins come from a genomic window of Achromobacter deleyi:
- a CDS encoding Rieske (2Fe-2S) protein, producing the protein MQDSRIAPEVRVCAATDLVNGGLGVKVPVSDSAGQTTAFFVRYQDQVHGYLNRCAHVGVELDWEGSFFTRAGDLIMCARHGATYQPDTGLCVGGPCKNGRLTVLTVQERDGAVYWQPSGRIQPLAV; encoded by the coding sequence ATGCAGGATTCCCGTATCGCTCCCGAAGTCCGCGTCTGCGCCGCCACCGACCTGGTCAATGGCGGGCTGGGCGTCAAAGTGCCGGTCTCCGACAGCGCGGGGCAGACCACGGCGTTCTTCGTGCGTTACCAGGACCAGGTCCATGGCTATCTGAATCGCTGCGCGCACGTGGGCGTCGAACTCGATTGGGAAGGCAGTTTCTTCACCCGCGCCGGCGACCTGATCATGTGCGCCCGCCACGGCGCCACCTACCAGCCCGATACCGGCCTGTGCGTGGGCGGGCCCTGTAAGAACGGCCGCCTCACGGTGCTGACGGTGCAGGAGCGCGACGGCGCCGTCTACTGGCAGCCCAGCGGCAGGATCCAGCCGCTGGCCGTCTGA
- a CDS encoding PepSY-associated TM helix domain-containing protein, giving the protein MTAASTIKTWYLVHKWTSLVCTIFLLIICLTGLPLVFHHEIEHWLDDGKPLSDVPASTPPANLDKLIDTAKSMYPGEVVDYLFFDPDEPQVYVGMAKKPGDGPISGHAVRMDGRTGDVLLDGPPYSQDKFSFMGIMLALHVDLFADLPGELFLGFMGLLFCIAIVSGVVLYGPFMKKLEFGTVRAGRSTRLKWLDLHNLLGIVTLVWAFVVGFTGVINELSTPLFRLWQSTELASILEPYKGQGVPAELSSAQAAADTARKALPGNQVSFIAFPGNAFGSPHHYISWMRGDTPLTSKMNTPVLIDGRSGELTTIAKMPWYLTALELSRPLHFGDYGGLPLKIIWAVLDLITIVVLVSGLYLWLARRRATEARIAELVRKHQAAAPQRSPA; this is encoded by the coding sequence ATGACCGCCGCCTCCACCATCAAAACCTGGTACCTGGTCCACAAGTGGACCAGTCTGGTCTGTACGATCTTCCTGCTCATCATCTGCCTGACCGGGCTGCCCTTGGTGTTCCACCACGAGATCGAACACTGGCTCGACGACGGCAAGCCGCTGTCCGACGTGCCCGCCTCGACGCCTCCGGCCAATCTCGACAAGCTGATCGACACCGCCAAATCCATGTATCCGGGCGAAGTCGTCGACTATCTCTTCTTCGACCCCGATGAGCCCCAGGTCTACGTCGGCATGGCCAAGAAGCCGGGCGACGGCCCGATATCCGGCCACGCCGTGCGCATGGACGGCCGTACCGGCGACGTCCTGCTGGACGGCCCGCCATACAGCCAGGACAAGTTCTCCTTCATGGGCATCATGCTGGCCTTGCACGTCGACCTGTTCGCGGACCTGCCCGGTGAACTGTTCCTCGGCTTCATGGGCCTGCTGTTCTGCATCGCCATCGTCTCGGGCGTGGTGCTCTACGGCCCCTTCATGAAGAAGCTGGAATTCGGCACCGTGCGCGCCGGCCGCTCGACCCGCCTGAAGTGGCTCGACCTGCACAACCTGCTCGGCATCGTCACCCTGGTGTGGGCCTTCGTGGTCGGCTTCACCGGCGTCATCAACGAGCTGTCCACGCCGCTGTTCCGGCTGTGGCAATCGACCGAACTCGCGAGCATCCTGGAACCCTACAAGGGCCAGGGCGTGCCGGCCGAGCTGTCGTCGGCCCAGGCCGCGGCCGACACCGCGCGCAAAGCCCTGCCGGGCAACCAGGTGTCGTTCATCGCCTTCCCCGGCAACGCCTTCGGCAGCCCGCACCACTACATCAGCTGGATGCGCGGCGACACGCCGCTGACCTCCAAGATGAACACGCCGGTCCTGATCGACGGCCGCAGCGGCGAACTGACCACCATCGCGAAAATGCCGTGGTACCTGACCGCGCTGGAACTGTCGCGTCCGCTGCACTTCGGCGACTACGGCGGCCTGCCGCTGAAGATCATCTGGGCCGTGCTCGACCTGATCACCATCGTGGTGCTGGTCAGCGGCCTCTACCTGTGGCTGGCCCGCCGCCGCGCCACCGAAGCCCGCATCGCCGAACTGGTGCGCAAGCACCAGGCCGCCGCCCCGCAACGGAGCCCCGCATGA
- a CDS encoding OsmC family protein — protein MSTLNEYLGQKREAVLARNARDPGTVTPVKLRAHVSAEGRSGVRRIRIRDHQVVSDSPADFAGYDLGPSSPELLLGSLGSCLTHIFLIKAAELELPLESLEVEIEGDLDPRGGKPGYEKVPFFPHNIRYTAHIVSPADPQAVRAVHEAVEQWCPILNLLKQPQPLEGSVRHTRPGA, from the coding sequence ATGAGTACCTTGAATGAATACCTGGGCCAGAAGCGCGAGGCGGTGCTGGCGCGCAATGCGCGCGATCCGGGCACGGTGACGCCGGTGAAGCTGCGCGCGCATGTCAGCGCTGAGGGGCGCAGCGGCGTGCGCCGCATCCGCATCCGCGACCATCAGGTGGTGAGCGACAGCCCGGCGGATTTCGCCGGCTACGACCTGGGACCGAGTTCGCCGGAACTGCTGCTGGGATCGCTGGGCAGCTGCCTGACGCACATCTTCCTGATCAAGGCGGCCGAATTGGAATTGCCGCTGGAATCGCTGGAAGTCGAGATCGAGGGCGACCTGGATCCGCGCGGCGGCAAGCCGGGCTACGAGAAAGTGCCGTTCTTCCCGCACAACATCCGCTATACGGCGCACATCGTGTCGCCTGCCGACCCGCAGGCGGTGCGGGCGGTGCACGAGGCGGTGGAGCAGTGGTGCCCGATCCTCAACCTGCTCAAGCAGCCGCAGCCGCTGGAAGGCAGCGTGCGGCATACGCGGCCGGGGGCGTGA
- a CDS encoding ABC transporter ATP-binding protein, which translates to MVAAAQGAATADAARGAALAVRGVNHRFDLDGAALPVLDDIDLEVRPGEFVALLGPSGCGKSTLLRLVAGLEPPAQGDLLADGEPIDGPSPSRIVVFQDPTLYPWRTVWHNVALGLQARGLLKTERGRVDDALQRVGLTAFGAAYPHQLSGGMAQRAALARALVNDPRILILDEPLGKLDSLTRIAMQSELVELWQRSGFTALLVTHDVEEALFMASRIIVLSERPARIKDEIVNDLPYPRHRGDPRLAELRRRALALLGLDATW; encoded by the coding sequence ATGGTAGCGGCGGCGCAAGGCGCGGCAACGGCGGACGCGGCGCGCGGCGCGGCGCTGGCGGTGCGGGGCGTGAATCACCGCTTCGACCTGGACGGCGCGGCGTTGCCGGTGCTGGACGATATCGACCTGGAGGTGCGGCCCGGCGAATTCGTCGCGCTGCTGGGCCCCAGCGGCTGCGGCAAGTCGACCCTGCTGCGGCTGGTGGCGGGGCTGGAGCCGCCCGCGCAGGGCGACCTGCTGGCCGATGGCGAGCCGATCGACGGGCCGTCGCCGTCGCGCATCGTGGTGTTCCAGGATCCGACGCTGTATCCCTGGCGCACGGTGTGGCACAACGTGGCGCTGGGGCTGCAGGCGCGCGGGCTGCTCAAGACCGAGCGCGGGCGCGTCGACGACGCGTTGCAGCGCGTCGGGCTGACGGCGTTCGGCGCGGCCTATCCGCACCAGCTGTCGGGTGGCATGGCGCAGCGCGCCGCGTTGGCGCGCGCGCTGGTCAACGATCCGCGCATCCTGATCCTGGACGAGCCGCTGGGCAAGCTCGATTCGCTGACGCGGATCGCGATGCAGTCCGAGTTGGTGGAACTGTGGCAGCGCAGTGGCTTCACGGCCTTGCTGGTGACGCACGACGTGGAAGAGGCGCTCTTCATGGCGTCGCGCATCATCGTGCTGAGCGAGCGGCCTGCGCGCATCAAGGACGAGATCGTCAATGACCTGCCGTATCCGCGCCATCGCGGCGATCCGCGCCTGGCCGAGCTGCGGCGCCGCGCGCTGGCGCTGTTGGGACTGGATGCGACGTGGTGA
- a CDS encoding c-type cytochrome translates to MVSNAGLALAVAVAPAGMLACLAAARRRPDGQAIAVGLPLPALAALSLAAAIGVVVLGWQRTLGAPGLLGSRLGHLALAAAAVLGLAGLAAAWLHSRAPERAARTGWRRAGAMLLGALALLAALLAVAIAWQPDEALAIAHWPFAWRYDAGLPVSGHTWRRLWLALGLTLLALALLTAALFARRGRLVLLTAAAGLLASASWPAPRLLLTEATHTSYQRSPLVFSDDNLLRGARLYQAHCAACHGARADGRGVLAAGLPAWPSVLGAALFDNRLEGELYARLAREGATHGGAAARAPGEALSPDQVWLVLDYLRVQAYGASGGTGMPAIPAPVVALACRDGRAATLSGLRGLPVRVAAFSPGAPPEPQDPRLLTVALTRGGALAADADCVAADEAAWEAYALAAGVAPAELAGAQFMVDRRGWLRARRLPGAAPAWTSADNVCGPGGRMENTSAQGLGALLLAMDRAPIEIPDTRRRQ, encoded by the coding sequence GTGGTGAGCAATGCGGGGTTGGCGCTGGCCGTCGCGGTGGCGCCGGCCGGCATGCTGGCGTGCCTGGCCGCCGCGCGCCGGCGCCCCGACGGCCAGGCGATCGCGGTCGGGCTGCCGTTGCCGGCGCTGGCGGCGCTGTCCCTGGCGGCCGCGATTGGCGTGGTGGTGCTGGGCTGGCAGCGGACGCTGGGGGCGCCGGGTCTGCTGGGGTCTCGGCTTGGACACCTGGCGTTGGCGGCGGCGGCGGTGTTGGGGTTGGCGGGGCTGGCGGCCGCCTGGCTGCATAGCCGCGCGCCGGAACGCGCGGCGCGGACCGGGTGGCGCCGGGCCGGCGCCATGTTGCTGGGAGCGCTGGCGCTGCTGGCGGCATTGCTGGCCGTGGCGATCGCCTGGCAGCCGGACGAAGCGCTGGCGATCGCGCATTGGCCGTTCGCGTGGCGCTACGACGCCGGCCTGCCGGTCAGCGGCCATACCTGGCGCCGCCTGTGGCTGGCGCTGGGATTGACGCTGCTGGCGCTGGCGTTGCTGACCGCGGCACTGTTCGCGCGGCGTGGCCGGCTGGTGCTGTTGACGGCCGCCGCGGGATTGCTGGCCAGCGCCAGTTGGCCGGCGCCGCGGCTGCTGCTGACGGAGGCGACGCACACGTCCTACCAGCGTTCGCCACTGGTGTTTTCGGATGACAACCTGCTGCGGGGCGCGCGCCTGTACCAGGCGCATTGCGCCGCCTGCCACGGGGCGCGGGCGGATGGCCGTGGCGTGCTTGCCGCCGGGCTGCCCGCCTGGCCCAGCGTGCTGGGGGCGGCGCTGTTCGATAACCGCCTGGAGGGCGAGCTGTATGCGCGCCTGGCGCGCGAGGGCGCGACGCACGGCGGCGCGGCCGCGCGGGCGCCAGGCGAGGCGCTGTCGCCGGACCAGGTCTGGCTGGTGCTGGACTATCTGCGGGTGCAGGCCTATGGCGCCAGCGGCGGCACGGGCATGCCGGCGATTCCGGCGCCGGTGGTGGCGCTGGCCTGCCGCGACGGGCGCGCCGCCACGTTGTCCGGGCTGCGCGGCCTGCCGGTGCGGGTGGCGGCCTTCAGTCCGGGCGCGCCGCCGGAACCCCAGGATCCACGGCTGCTGACCGTTGCATTGACGCGCGGCGGCGCGCTGGCGGCGGACGCCGATTGCGTGGCGGCGGACGAGGCGGCATGGGAGGCCTATGCGCTGGCCGCGGGCGTGGCGCCGGCCGAGCTGGCGGGCGCGCAGTTCATGGTGGACCGGCGCGGCTGGCTGCGGGCGCGGCGGCTGCCGGGCGCGGCGCCGGCCTGGACCAGCGCGGACAACGTCTGCGGCCCGGGCGGGCGCATGGAGAACACCTCGGCCCAGGGACTGGGCGCGTTGTTGCTGGCGATGGACCGTGCCCCCATCGAGATTCCGGATACGCGGCGCAGGCAGTGA
- a CDS encoding bile acid:sodium symporter family protein, translating to MRRFLPDQFTLILIATVAFASFFPAVGKGASFMLVASNLAISLLFFLHGARLSTDAIVAGVKDVRLHALILGCTFILFPALGLALRAAFPGLLTPALWVGVIFVCTLSSTVQSSIAFTSMARGNVPGAICAATASNLLGTVLTPLLVAVLLHRQGGGHGLADAGRILLQLLLPFALGSLLRPWIGAWAQRNSRVLSKVDRSSILLAVYTAFSEAVAQGIWHAFPAIDLATMVLVNALLLGAVLLITTWGSRKLGLSKENEITLVFCGSKKSLASGIPLATVLFGTSQMGIVVLPLMIFHQMQLMVCAVLARRYADRAEPAQAAEPARA from the coding sequence ATGCGCCGCTTCCTGCCCGACCAGTTCACCCTCATCCTGATCGCCACCGTGGCCTTCGCCAGCTTTTTCCCCGCCGTGGGCAAGGGCGCGTCGTTCATGCTGGTGGCCAGCAACCTGGCGATTTCGCTGCTGTTTTTCCTGCACGGCGCGCGCCTGTCGACCGACGCGATCGTGGCCGGCGTCAAGGACGTGCGGCTGCATGCGTTGATCCTGGGATGCACGTTCATCCTGTTCCCGGCGCTGGGGCTGGCGCTGCGGGCCGCCTTTCCCGGCCTGCTGACGCCGGCGCTGTGGGTGGGCGTGATCTTCGTGTGCACGCTGTCGTCGACGGTGCAGTCGTCCATCGCCTTCACCTCGATGGCGCGCGGCAACGTGCCGGGCGCCATCTGCGCGGCCACCGCCTCGAACCTGCTGGGCACGGTGCTGACGCCGCTGCTGGTGGCGGTGCTGCTGCATCGCCAGGGGGGCGGCCATGGCCTGGCCGACGCCGGCCGCATCCTGCTGCAATTGCTGCTGCCGTTCGCGCTGGGCAGCCTGCTGCGGCCGTGGATCGGCGCCTGGGCGCAGCGCAACAGCCGCGTCCTGTCGAAGGTGGATCGCAGCTCGATCCTGCTGGCGGTCTATACCGCGTTCAGCGAAGCGGTGGCGCAGGGCATCTGGCACGCGTTCCCGGCGATCGACCTGGCGACCATGGTGCTGGTCAATGCGCTGCTGCTGGGGGCGGTGCTGCTGATCACCACCTGGGGCAGCCGCAAGCTCGGGCTGTCCAAGGAAAACGAGATCACGCTGGTGTTCTGCGGGTCGAAGAAGTCGCTGGCGTCCGGCATTCCGCTGGCCACGGTGCTGTTCGGCACCTCGCAGATGGGCATCGTGGTGCTGCCGCTGATGATCTTCCACCAGATGCAGCTGATGGTCTGCGCGGTGCTGGCGCGCCGCTATGCCGATCGCGCCGAGCCGGCGCAGGCGGCCGAACCGGCCCGCGCCTGA
- a CDS encoding aldo/keto reductase, giving the protein MAKVPTVKLNDGSKIPQLGLGVWQVPDDQAAASVKEALAAGYRSVDTAAIYGNESGVGAGLRAAGVARKDLFVTTKLWNDRHGFDSAHEAMNESLEKLGLAYVDLYLIHWPVAGSEKFVDAWRAMIEMKEDGRARSIGVSNFTQANLERLIDATGVTPAVNQIELHPGFAQRELRAFHDKHGIATESWSPLAQGAVTKDKTIVDLARKHGKSPAQVTLRWHLQHGLIVIPKSVTPARIRENIDVFDFELSGAEMAAIDAIKEGARLGPDPEKFGK; this is encoded by the coding sequence ATGGCGAAGGTACCCACAGTCAAACTGAACGACGGCAGCAAGATTCCGCAATTGGGCCTGGGCGTCTGGCAGGTGCCGGACGACCAGGCCGCCGCCAGCGTCAAGGAGGCGTTGGCGGCGGGCTACCGTTCGGTGGACACCGCCGCGATCTATGGCAACGAATCCGGCGTCGGCGCCGGCCTGCGCGCGGCAGGCGTGGCGCGCAAGGATCTGTTTGTCACGACCAAGCTGTGGAACGACAGGCATGGCTTCGATTCGGCCCACGAGGCCATGAACGAGAGCCTGGAAAAGCTGGGCCTGGCCTATGTGGATCTGTACCTGATCCACTGGCCGGTGGCGGGCAGCGAGAAGTTCGTCGACGCCTGGCGCGCGATGATCGAGATGAAAGAGGATGGCCGCGCGCGTTCGATCGGCGTGTCCAACTTCACGCAGGCCAACCTCGAGCGCCTGATCGACGCCACCGGCGTGACGCCGGCGGTGAACCAGATCGAACTGCACCCCGGTTTCGCGCAGCGCGAATTGCGCGCGTTCCATGACAAGCATGGCATCGCCACCGAGTCGTGGAGCCCGCTGGCGCAGGGCGCGGTCACCAAGGACAAGACGATCGTGGACCTGGCGCGCAAGCACGGCAAGTCGCCGGCCCAGGTGACGCTGCGCTGGCATCTGCAGCACGGCCTGATCGTGATTCCGAAGTCGGTGACGCCAGCGCGCATCCGCGAGAACATCGACGTGTTCGATTTCGAGCTGTCGGGCGCGGAGATGGCGGCGATCGACGCCATCAAGGAAGGGGCCCGCCTGGGCCCCGATCCGGAGAAGTTCGGCAAGTGA
- a CDS encoding metallophosphoesterase, whose product MQQRFLKVPRNEQGRDFAVGDVHGCFTRLQDSLGRMGFDASRDRLFSVGDLVDRGPESEAALEWLAQPWFFAVQGNHEDYAVRHVRTGQVDVVNWRGYGGGWFLDLPADRQQVYAEAFGQLPIAIEVETSSGPVGLLHADCPVLFWPRLESALQDRYKRTSAACQWSRERLRQLDRTGVRGVRAVVAGHTPVAAPLALGNVYHIDTEGWKDGYFTFLDLETLQAWPRAVVTEPDTEAVG is encoded by the coding sequence ATGCAGCAACGTTTTCTGAAAGTACCGCGCAACGAGCAGGGCCGCGATTTCGCGGTGGGCGACGTGCACGGCTGTTTTACCCGCCTGCAGGACAGCCTGGGGCGGATGGGGTTCGATGCCAGCCGCGACCGGCTGTTTTCCGTCGGCGACCTGGTCGACCGGGGGCCGGAGAGCGAGGCCGCGCTGGAATGGCTGGCGCAGCCCTGGTTCTTCGCGGTGCAGGGCAACCACGAGGACTACGCCGTGCGCCACGTGCGCACCGGGCAGGTGGACGTGGTGAACTGGCGCGGCTACGGCGGCGGCTGGTTCCTGGACCTGCCGGCCGACCGCCAGCAGGTCTACGCCGAGGCCTTCGGGCAACTGCCCATCGCGATCGAGGTGGAAACCTCGTCCGGCCCGGTGGGGCTGCTGCACGCGGACTGCCCGGTGCTGTTCTGGCCGCGCCTGGAATCGGCGTTGCAGGACCGCTACAAGCGCACCAGCGCGGCCTGCCAGTGGTCGCGCGAGCGGCTGCGGCAATTGGACCGCACCGGGGTGCGCGGCGTGCGCGCCGTGGTGGCGGGCCACACGCCCGTGGCCGCGCCGCTGGCGCTGGGCAACGTCTATCACATCGATACCGAGGGCTGGAAGGACGGCTACTTCACCTTCCTCGACCTGGAAACGCTGCAGGCCTGGCCGCGCGCGGTGGTGACCGAACCGGACACCGAAGCCGTCGGTTGA
- a CDS encoding LysR family transcriptional regulator yields the protein MLNPLWLKTFAAAAASPSFSEAARRLGLTQPTVSEHIRQLEQALNRRLFLRDTHSLALTSDGRSLLVHAEIILDAHERAERLFDAPRLRGRVRLGTSDDLAMGPLPDVLAAFRQAHPEVELDITIGVTSDLYRLLDDNGLDVMIGKRRRGDRRGQTLHKEALLWRAKEGLRLAPDAPLPLILLREPSVTRTLALDALARAGRNWQIVCTSTSYAGCQAAARAGLGITVQPSHLSTTGLAAPAGALALPALPQVEFIVISAPTPNRPTQALTEILMRSSLT from the coding sequence ATGCTCAATCCGCTCTGGCTCAAGACCTTCGCCGCGGCCGCCGCCTCGCCCAGCTTCAGCGAGGCCGCGCGCCGCCTGGGCCTGACCCAGCCCACCGTCAGCGAACACATCCGCCAGCTGGAACAGGCCCTGAACCGCCGCCTGTTCCTGCGCGACACCCACTCGCTGGCCCTGACCAGCGACGGCCGCAGCCTGCTGGTGCACGCCGAGATCATCCTCGATGCGCACGAGCGCGCCGAGCGGCTGTTCGACGCCCCGCGGCTGCGCGGCCGCGTGCGGCTCGGCACTTCCGACGACCTGGCGATGGGGCCGCTGCCCGACGTGCTGGCCGCGTTCCGCCAGGCGCATCCCGAAGTGGAGCTGGACATCACCATCGGCGTCACCAGCGACCTCTACCGCCTGCTCGACGACAATGGCCTGGACGTGATGATCGGCAAGCGCCGCCGTGGCGACCGCCGCGGCCAGACCTTGCACAAAGAGGCGTTGCTGTGGCGCGCCAAGGAAGGGCTGCGCCTGGCGCCCGACGCGCCGCTGCCGCTGATCCTGCTGCGCGAGCCGAGCGTCACCCGCACCCTGGCGCTGGATGCGCTGGCGCGTGCCGGCCGCAACTGGCAGATCGTCTGCACCAGCACCAGCTACGCCGGCTGCCAGGCGGCCGCCCGCGCCGGCCTGGGCATCACCGTGCAGCCCTCGCACCTTTCCACCACCGGCCTGGCGGCGCCGGCCGGCGCGCTGGCCCTGCCGGCGCTGCCGCAGGTCGAATTCATCGTCATCTCGGCGCCCACGCCCAATCGGCCCACCCAGGCGCTGACCGAGATCCTGATGCGCAGCTCGCTGACCTGA
- a CDS encoding ABCB family ABC transporter ATP-binding protein/permease — protein sequence MTTPDSRTPGRGGFATLRTLFPYLWPPGQTGLKVRVVAALLCLFAAKAATVYVPLLYKHAIDALGQGAPGSVTVPLGLILAYGSARVLSLLFSELRDALFARVGQHAIRSVGLRIFRHLHGLALRFHLTRQTGGLTRAIERGTKGIQTLLSFLLFNILPTFFEIGLVCIVLWRMFDAWLALATGATVVLYMAYTLAVTEWRAKFRRLMNETDSEANTKAIESLLNYETVKYFGNEEHEARRYDASLTRYERAAVRSQVSLSILNVGQAVIISAGLTLVMWMAANGIAEGRYTLGDFVLVNTYLLQLYSPLSFFGFIYREIKQAMIDMERMFELLGQDREVADRPGAQPLRVDGGAVEFRDVRFGYDERRPILKDVSFTLPAGKTVAVVGTSGAGKSTIARLLFRFYDADAGAILVDGQDIRDVTQASLRAAIGVVPQDTVLFNDTIRYNIGYGRPGASDAEIEQAARLAHIHDLVMAMPDGYQTMVGERGLKLSGGEKQRVAIARTLLKDPAIFLFDEATSALDTRTERDIQTNLREVSRGRSTLIIAHRLSTVADADEIIVLEDGRIAERGRHTYLLAAGGLYAAMWARQQENTAAPAD from the coding sequence ATGACAACCCCTGACTCCCGGACGCCCGGCCGTGGCGGTTTCGCCACGCTGCGCACCCTGTTCCCCTACCTCTGGCCGCCCGGCCAGACCGGCCTGAAGGTCCGCGTCGTCGCCGCCCTGCTGTGCCTGTTCGCCGCCAAGGCGGCCACCGTCTACGTGCCGCTGCTGTACAAGCACGCCATCGACGCCCTGGGCCAGGGCGCGCCCGGCAGCGTGACCGTGCCGCTGGGCCTGATTCTGGCCTATGGCAGCGCGCGCGTTCTGTCCCTGTTGTTTTCCGAATTGCGCGACGCCCTCTTCGCCCGCGTCGGCCAGCACGCCATCCGCTCGGTCGGCCTGCGCATCTTCCGCCACCTGCACGGCCTGGCGCTGCGCTTTCACCTGACGCGCCAGACCGGCGGCCTGACCCGCGCCATCGAGCGCGGCACCAAGGGCATCCAGACGCTGCTGTCGTTCCTGCTGTTCAACATCCTGCCGACCTTCTTCGAGATCGGCCTGGTCTGCATCGTGCTGTGGCGCATGTTCGACGCCTGGCTGGCGCTGGCCACCGGCGCCACCGTGGTCCTGTACATGGCCTACACGCTGGCCGTCACCGAATGGCGCGCCAAGTTCCGCCGGCTGATGAACGAGACCGACTCCGAGGCCAACACCAAGGCCATCGAGAGCCTGCTGAACTACGAGACGGTCAAGTACTTCGGCAACGAGGAACACGAAGCGCGCCGCTACGACGCCTCGCTCACCCGCTACGAACGCGCCGCGGTGCGCAGCCAGGTCAGCCTGTCGATCCTCAACGTCGGCCAGGCCGTCATCATCTCCGCCGGCCTCACGCTGGTGATGTGGATGGCCGCCAACGGCATCGCCGAGGGCCGCTACACGCTGGGCGACTTCGTGCTGGTCAACACCTACCTGCTGCAGCTGTACTCGCCGCTCAGCTTTTTCGGCTTCATCTACCGCGAGATCAAGCAGGCCATGATCGACATGGAACGCATGTTCGAACTGCTGGGCCAGGACCGCGAAGTGGCCGACCGCCCCGGCGCGCAGCCACTGCGCGTCGACGGCGGCGCGGTCGAGTTCCGCGACGTGCGCTTCGGCTACGACGAACGGCGGCCCATCCTCAAGGACGTGAGCTTCACCCTGCCGGCCGGCAAGACCGTGGCCGTGGTCGGCACCTCGGGCGCGGGCAAGTCCACCATCGCGCGGCTGCTGTTCCGCTTCTACGACGCCGACGCCGGCGCCATCCTGGTCGACGGCCAGGACATCCGCGACGTCACCCAGGCCAGCCTGCGCGCCGCCATCGGCGTGGTGCCGCAGGACACCGTGCTGTTCAACGACACCATCCGCTACAACATCGGCTACGGCCGGCCCGGCGCCTCCGACGCCGAGATCGAGCAGGCCGCCCGGCTGGCGCACATCCACGACCTGGTCATGGCCATGCCCGACGGCTACCAGACCATGGTGGGCGAGCGCGGCCTCAAGCTGTCCGGCGGCGAAAAGCAGCGCGTCGCCATCGCCCGCACCCTGCTCAAGGACCCGGCCATCTTCCTGTTCGACGAAGCCACCAGCGCGCTCGACACGCGCACCGAACGCGACATCCAGACCAACCTGCGCGAGGTCAGCCGCGGCCGCAGCACGCTCATCATCGCCCACCGCCTGTCCACCGTGGCCGACGCCGACGAGATCATCGTGCTGGAGGACGGCCGCATCGCCGAACGCGGCCGCCACACGTACCTGCTGGCCGCGGGCGGCCTGTATGCCGCGATGTGGGCGCGACAGCAGGAAAACACCGCCGCGCCGGCCGATTGA